A single region of the Streptomyces sp. NBC_00236 genome encodes:
- a CDS encoding DeoR/GlpR family DNA-binding transcription regulator has protein sequence MFAAERRQLILEMVRANGAVSLRELARVVQTSEVTVRRDVRALEAEGLLDRRHGGAVLPGGFTRESGFPQKSHLATAEKTAIADLAAGLVEEGEAIVVGAGTTTQELARRLARVPGLTVVTNSLLVAQALAHANRVEVVMTGGTLRGSNYALVGSGAEQSLQGLRVSRAFLSGSGLTAERGLSTSNMLSASVDRALVQAAGEVVVLADHTKLGSDTMFQTVPTDLITRLVTDEPAAHDDRAAAELQALADQGVQIAVAGSGGAPASADAGPPGRSARRDMPLPGQRRTHAQQLRGAAVLADQGGQGDRARVADLRRR, from the coding sequence GTTCGCTGCAGAACGTCGTCAGTTGATCCTCGAAATGGTGCGTGCCAACGGGGCGGTATCGCTCCGTGAGCTCGCCCGCGTCGTCCAGACCTCCGAAGTGACCGTACGGCGGGACGTGCGGGCACTGGAGGCAGAAGGACTCCTCGACCGCCGGCACGGCGGTGCGGTTTTGCCGGGCGGTTTTACGCGGGAGTCCGGCTTTCCGCAGAAATCCCATCTCGCCACCGCGGAGAAAACGGCCATCGCCGACCTGGCCGCCGGCCTCGTCGAAGAGGGCGAGGCCATTGTGGTCGGCGCCGGTACGACCACGCAGGAGCTGGCCCGCCGGCTCGCGCGGGTCCCCGGTCTGACCGTGGTCACCAACTCGCTGCTCGTCGCCCAGGCGTTGGCCCATGCCAACCGGGTGGAAGTGGTGATGACCGGGGGCACCCTGCGCGGTTCCAACTACGCCCTGGTGGGCAGTGGGGCCGAGCAGTCGCTCCAGGGACTGCGGGTCTCGCGCGCCTTCCTGTCCGGGAGCGGGCTCACCGCCGAACGCGGACTCTCCACGTCCAACATGCTCTCCGCGAGCGTGGACCGGGCGCTGGTGCAGGCCGCGGGGGAGGTGGTGGTCCTCGCCGACCACACCAAGCTCGGTTCCGACACCATGTTCCAGACCGTGCCGACGGATCTCATCACCCGTCTGGTGACGGACGAGCCGGCCGCGCACGACGACCGGGCAGCCGCGGAGTTGCAGGCCCTGGCCGATCAGGGCGTGCAGATCGCGGTGGCGGGTTCCGGGGGTGCGCCTGCCTCGGCCGATGCCGGGCCGCCGGGCCGGTCCGCCCGTCGCGACATGCCCCTGCCGGGGCAGCGGCGCACCCATGCGCAGCAGTTGCGGGGGGCGGCGGTGCTGGCTGACCAGGGTGGTCAGGGGGACCGGGCGCGCGTGGCGGACCTGCGGCGGCGGTAG